A portion of the Chromobacterium sp. IIBBL 290-4 genome contains these proteins:
- a CDS encoding phage major tail tube protein, which produces MAGKIEINRITNANIYLNGNSLLGRADEVKLPDVSAIMQEHKALGMIGKIELPAGFDKLEGEIKWNSLYLDAAKIAANPFKAAQLQCRSSIETYGAQGRLQEVSLVTYLTVMFKKNPLGTYKQHDNAEFGSAFSATYLKQVIDGQEVLELDYLANIFRVGGEDMMSVYRSHIGG; this is translated from the coding sequence ATGGCCGGCAAGATTGAAATCAACCGCATCACCAACGCCAATATCTACCTCAACGGCAATTCGCTGCTGGGGCGGGCGGATGAGGTAAAGCTGCCGGATGTGTCGGCCATCATGCAGGAACACAAGGCGCTGGGCATGATAGGCAAGATCGAGCTGCCGGCCGGCTTCGACAAGCTAGAGGGCGAGATCAAGTGGAACTCGCTCTACCTGGACGCGGCCAAGATAGCGGCCAACCCGTTCAAGGCGGCGCAACTGCAATGCCGCTCCAGCATCGAAACCTATGGCGCCCAGGGGCGGCTGCAGGAAGTGAGCCTGGTCACCTACCTAACGGTGATGTTCAAGAAAAACCCGCTGGGCACCTACAAACAGCATGACAACGCCGAGTTCGGCTCCGCCTTCAGTGCCACCTATCTCAAGCAGGTGATAGACGGCCAGGAGGTGCTGGAGCTGGACTACCTGGCCAACATCTTCCGAGTGGGCGGCGAGGACATGATGTCGGTGTACCGCAGCCATATCGGCGGCTGA
- a CDS encoding PAAR domain-containing protein — protein MKPVIRLGDPTSHGGKVVSASSTTTMFGKAVALVGDSVTCPQQGHTNCVIVEGDPTWTVGGKGVALDGHAVSCGAKLISTLGSVMRSYEGSGTATTGAGADVAAVAAAAAAAVALMFNDKYQLRDEDGQPLKNAEYTIIRADGSQESGKTDGSGHTHMLDDHKAAEIVAIHIGDFDD, from the coding sequence ATGAAACCCGTTATCCGATTAGGCGATCCCACCAGCCACGGCGGCAAAGTTGTCAGCGCCTCCAGCACCACCACCATGTTCGGCAAGGCCGTCGCCCTGGTGGGCGATTCGGTTACCTGCCCGCAGCAAGGCCACACCAACTGCGTGATTGTGGAAGGCGACCCCACCTGGACGGTGGGCGGCAAAGGCGTGGCGCTGGACGGCCATGCAGTGAGCTGCGGCGCCAAGCTGATCAGCACGTTGGGCTCTGTGATGCGCAGTTATGAGGGCAGCGGCACCGCCACAACAGGCGCAGGGGCCGATGTCGCAGCTGTTGCCGCGGCAGCCGCAGCCGCCGTCGCGCTGATGTTTAATGACAAATATCAATTACGAGATGAGGATGGCCAACCTTTGAAAAATGCCGAGTACACCATCATTCGAGCGGATGGCAGTCAAGAGAGCGGAAAAACGGATGGTAGTGGCCATACCCATATGCTTGATGATCATAAGGCGGCGGAAATCGTGGCGATCCATATTGGGGATTTTGATGACTGA
- a CDS encoding glycoside hydrolase family 104 protein, translating to MTDTTAHVSETGTPLVKVAEKTTTPASDSSAKVVQVDKKAIRKAQNEAYLSKPNVKAFLDTIADCEGGDYDFMYGAVKGKKNDKWRIKDYSTHPGAGAGGKTTAAGRYQINKANWTENGIKKMGLSDFSPHTQDLIAVEGLRQAKAIEAVVDGDMTVAIGKAAKTWNSMPVGKGAGNRVAGQHYFKYEEVVSMFKGHGGTVSKE from the coding sequence ATGACTGATACCACCGCACATGTCAGCGAAACGGGCACGCCTTTAGTCAAGGTCGCAGAGAAAACCACCACGCCCGCAAGCGATAGCAGCGCCAAGGTTGTCCAAGTCGATAAGAAAGCCATTCGCAAAGCGCAGAACGAGGCTTATCTCAGCAAACCCAATGTGAAAGCCTTTCTCGACACGATAGCCGACTGTGAAGGCGGCGATTACGACTTTATGTACGGCGCGGTCAAGGGTAAGAAAAACGACAAGTGGCGTATCAAAGACTATTCCACGCACCCAGGCGCAGGCGCCGGCGGCAAAACAACTGCAGCAGGCCGGTATCAAATTAACAAAGCGAACTGGACCGAGAACGGCATCAAGAAAATGGGGCTGTCGGACTTTTCGCCTCATACGCAAGACCTGATCGCGGTGGAAGGCCTAAGGCAAGCCAAGGCAATCGAGGCTGTGGTCGATGGCGACATGACTGTTGCGATTGGCAAGGCCGCCAAGACTTGGAACTCCATGCCTGTAGGCAAAGGGGCTGGCAACCGAGTCGCGGGGCAGCACTACTTCAAATATGAAGAAGTGGTGTCGATGTTCAAAGGCCATGGTGGAACCGTGAGTAAGGAATGA
- a CDS encoding phage tail sheath subtilisin-like domain-containing protein: MAANYLHGVETIEVERGPRPVRTVKSAVIGLIGTAPAGAVNTATLTLSEKDAAAFGPQLADFTIPQALDAIYDHGAGTVIVINVLDPAIHKSSAAAEMVALDKANDRAKLGRGAVSNLALKNADGSVNYAEGADYALDALAGIVTRLKTGKIAAGAALKASYDYADPAKVTAADIIGTVNAAGVRTGLKALKDTYNRFGFFAKLLIAPGWCTQNSVAVELVAMAEQLDAVAYIDAPIATTFAQALAGRGPAGTINFNTSSDRVRLCYPHVKVYDPVLNAERLEPLSARAAGLRAKVDNDKGFWWSSSNQELAGITGVERQLSAMIDDPQSEVNLLNEQGITTVFSSFGSGYRLWGNRTAAWPTVSHMRNFENVRRTGDVINESIRYFSLQYIDMPLNQATIDSLVESVNGYGRKLIGDGALLGFKAWFDPARNPETELAAGHLLVSYKYTPPPPLERLTFETEISSEYLLSLKGGN, encoded by the coding sequence ATGGCGGCGAATTACCTGCATGGCGTCGAAACCATTGAAGTCGAACGCGGCCCGCGCCCGGTGCGCACCGTCAAATCGGCGGTGATTGGCTTGATCGGCACCGCGCCGGCCGGCGCGGTCAACACCGCCACCCTGACGCTGTCGGAAAAGGACGCGGCGGCCTTTGGCCCGCAACTGGCCGACTTCACCATCCCGCAGGCGCTGGACGCGATTTACGACCACGGCGCCGGCACCGTCATTGTGATCAACGTGCTGGACCCTGCCATTCACAAGAGCAGCGCCGCCGCCGAGATGGTTGCGCTGGACAAGGCCAATGACCGAGCCAAGCTGGGGCGCGGCGCGGTATCCAATTTGGCGCTCAAGAACGCGGATGGCAGCGTCAACTATGCCGAAGGCGCGGACTATGCGCTGGACGCGCTGGCGGGCATCGTCACCCGCTTGAAAACCGGCAAAATCGCCGCTGGGGCGGCGCTCAAGGCGAGCTACGACTACGCCGATCCGGCCAAGGTGACCGCCGCCGACATCATCGGCACCGTCAACGCGGCCGGCGTGCGTACTGGACTGAAGGCGCTGAAGGACACCTATAACCGGTTCGGTTTTTTCGCCAAGTTACTGATCGCGCCCGGCTGGTGCACCCAGAATTCGGTGGCGGTGGAACTGGTGGCCATGGCGGAGCAGTTGGATGCGGTGGCCTATATCGACGCGCCTATCGCCACCACCTTCGCCCAGGCGCTGGCTGGCCGTGGTCCGGCCGGCACCATCAACTTCAACACATCCAGCGACCGCGTGCGCTTGTGCTACCCGCACGTAAAGGTATACGACCCGGTCTTGAATGCGGAACGGCTGGAGCCGCTGTCAGCCCGCGCTGCCGGCCTGCGCGCCAAGGTGGACAACGACAAAGGCTTCTGGTGGTCCAGCTCCAACCAGGAGCTGGCCGGCATCACCGGGGTGGAGCGGCAGTTGTCGGCGATGATTGACGACCCGCAATCGGAAGTGAATTTGCTGAACGAGCAAGGCATTACCACCGTCTTCAGCAGCTTCGGCAGCGGCTACCGCTTGTGGGGCAACCGCACTGCTGCCTGGCCGACCGTCAGCCACATGCGCAACTTCGAGAACGTGCGCCGCACCGGCGATGTGATCAACGAATCCATCCGCTACTTCAGCCTGCAATATATCGACATGCCCTTGAACCAGGCCACCATCGACTCGCTGGTGGAATCGGTGAACGGCTACGGCCGCAAACTGATAGGAGATGGCGCGCTGCTGGGCTTCAAAGCCTGGTTCGACCCGGCGCGCAACCCGGAAACCGAGCTGGCGGCCGGACATCTGCTGGTCAGCTACAAATACACGCCCCCGCCGCCGCTGGAGCGGCTGACCTTTGAAACCGAGATCAGCTCGGAATACCTGCTCAGCCTGAAGGGAGGAAACTGA